In Halorhabdus tiamatea SARL4B, a genomic segment contains:
- a CDS encoding precorrin-2 dehydrogenase/sirohydrochlorin ferrochelatase family protein: protein MIPLLHDFSDARVLVFGGGPVGARKARRFDREAEVVVVAPEFADADFGDATLECASPDPAAVPDWLDRIEPALVVAATDETAVNAAVETAAEERGMLVNRADHAGDRAPGNVILPAIARDDPVVVGISTQGHAPAVSGVLREEIETEIGGAGALATFVGDRRERFAERGIDGPHRRDALKAIARSERIRALVADGKTDMAREVAEELLTDIQNETD, encoded by the coding sequence GTGATTCCACTGCTACACGACTTCAGCGACGCCCGCGTTCTCGTCTTCGGCGGCGGACCTGTCGGCGCACGGAAGGCCCGCCGGTTCGACCGCGAAGCCGAGGTCGTCGTCGTGGCTCCCGAATTCGCGGACGCCGACTTCGGCGACGCGACGCTCGAGTGTGCCAGCCCCGACCCGGCGGCGGTGCCGGACTGGCTCGACCGGATCGAACCGGCGCTCGTCGTCGCCGCGACTGACGAGACGGCCGTGAACGCGGCCGTCGAGACCGCTGCCGAGGAGCGAGGAATGCTCGTCAACCGGGCGGATCACGCGGGCGACCGAGCGCCGGGGAACGTGATTCTCCCGGCAATCGCCCGCGACGATCCCGTCGTCGTCGGAATCTCGACACAGGGGCACGCTCCGGCAGTGAGTGGCGTCCTGCGCGAGGAGATCGAAACGGAGATCGGCGGGGCCGGCGCGCTTGCGACCTTCGTCGGCGACCGTCGCGAGCGCTTCGCCGAACGTGGCATCGACGGCCCTCACCGACGCGACGCCCTCAAAGCGATCGCGAGGTCTGAACGTATCCGCGCGCTCGTCGCCGACGGAAAAACCGACATGGCACGCGAGGTCGCCGAGGAGTTGCTCACAGACATCCAGAACGAGACGGACTAG
- a CDS encoding heavy metal translocating P-type ATPase — protein MATRTIHLDITGMSCANCSGTIQDTLESLDGVTAASANFATDEGSVEYDPEVVTLGEIYDAVESAGYGAVSETVTVAISDMSCANCAEANATALEDTPGVIEAEVNYATDEAQVTYNPAEASRADLYDAIEAAGYSPVREDDDAGDAGADARDAARDEEIRKQLRLTLFGALLSAPMLLFMADKLVLGGGIVAGVEALVGVRLGWVEFALATPVQALLGWPFYRNSYNALVNNRRANMDVLIALGSSTAYVYSVAVLSGLIAGEVYFDTAALILVFITLGNYLEARSKGQAGEALRKLLEMEAETATLIGPDGTEREVPLEDVQAGDLMKVRPGEQIPTDGVVVDGQSAVDESMVTGESVPVEKSEGEEVVGSTINENGLLTVKATKVGADTALQQIVQTVKAAQSRQPEIQNLADRISAYFVPAVIANAVFWGIVWFAFPETLAGFVDWLPLWGPVAGGPEIVGGGVSVFEFAVIVFASAVLIACPCALGLATPAATMVGTTIGAQHGVLFKGGDILERARDVDTVVFDKTGTLTEGEMELTDVVALDDEGNPRGTGGAAADGGVVTERERHSEDDILRLAAAAESGSEHPLARAIVDGAQQRGLDVPEPENFENVPGHGIRATVGDSDVLVGNRKLLADEGIDPSPAEETMERLEREGKTAMLVAIDGALAGVVADADTVKQGAKEAVAALRERGVDVMMITGDNERTARAVAEAVGIDPENVRAEVLPDEKSDAVEAIQRDGRKAMMVGDGVNDAPALAVAHVGTAIGSGTDVAIEAADVTLMRSDPGDVVKAIRISDATLQKIKQNLLWALGYNTAMIPLASLGLLQPVLAAAAMAFSSVSVLTNSLLFRRYTPDRDYRIFGRLR, from the coding sequence ATGGCTACACGAACAATCCATCTCGATATCACGGGGATGTCCTGTGCGAACTGTTCGGGGACGATCCAGGACACCCTCGAATCCCTCGACGGCGTCACGGCGGCCAGCGCCAACTTCGCCACCGACGAGGGCTCAGTCGAGTACGATCCGGAGGTAGTGACACTCGGCGAGATCTACGACGCGGTCGAATCAGCCGGCTACGGCGCAGTGTCCGAGACTGTCACCGTTGCCATCTCGGACATGTCGTGTGCGAACTGTGCGGAGGCCAACGCGACCGCACTCGAAGACACGCCGGGCGTCATCGAGGCGGAGGTCAACTACGCGACCGACGAGGCCCAGGTCACCTACAACCCTGCCGAGGCATCCCGAGCGGACCTCTACGACGCCATCGAGGCCGCGGGCTACTCGCCGGTTCGCGAGGACGACGACGCCGGGGACGCCGGGGCGGACGCCCGCGACGCGGCACGGGACGAGGAGATCCGCAAGCAACTCCGGCTGACGCTGTTCGGGGCGCTGCTCTCGGCACCGATGTTGCTCTTCATGGCCGACAAACTCGTCCTCGGCGGCGGCATCGTCGCCGGCGTCGAGGCACTCGTCGGGGTCCGGCTGGGCTGGGTCGAGTTCGCGCTCGCGACGCCCGTCCAGGCGTTGCTTGGCTGGCCGTTCTATCGGAACTCCTACAACGCCCTGGTCAACAACCGCCGGGCCAACATGGACGTGCTCATCGCGCTGGGGTCCTCGACAGCCTACGTCTACTCCGTCGCGGTGCTTTCCGGCCTGATCGCAGGCGAGGTCTACTTCGATACCGCCGCGCTCATCTTGGTGTTCATCACGCTCGGAAATTATCTCGAAGCGCGCTCGAAGGGCCAGGCCGGCGAGGCACTCCGGAAGCTCCTAGAGATGGAAGCCGAGACGGCGACGCTCATCGGCCCGGACGGGACCGAACGAGAGGTTCCACTGGAAGACGTTCAGGCCGGCGATCTGATGAAAGTCCGACCGGGCGAGCAGATCCCGACCGACGGCGTCGTGGTCGATGGCCAGTCGGCCGTCGACGAGTCGATGGTGACCGGCGAGTCGGTCCCCGTCGAGAAAAGTGAGGGCGAGGAGGTCGTCGGCTCGACGATCAACGAGAACGGCTTGCTCACGGTCAAGGCGACGAAGGTCGGCGCGGACACCGCCCTCCAGCAGATCGTCCAGACGGTCAAGGCGGCCCAGTCCCGCCAGCCCGAGATCCAGAACCTCGCCGATCGAATCTCGGCGTACTTCGTGCCGGCGGTCATCGCGAACGCCGTCTTCTGGGGAATCGTCTGGTTCGCCTTCCCCGAGACGCTCGCGGGCTTCGTCGACTGGCTCCCGCTGTGGGGGCCCGTCGCTGGCGGACCGGAAATCGTGGGCGGGGGTGTCTCGGTCTTCGAGTTCGCCGTCATCGTCTTCGCCTCGGCGGTGTTGATCGCCTGTCCCTGCGCGCTCGGACTGGCGACGCCCGCGGCGACGATGGTCGGGACGACGATCGGGGCACAGCACGGCGTCCTGTTCAAGGGCGGCGACATTCTGGAACGTGCGAGGGACGTCGACACGGTCGTCTTCGACAAGACGGGGACGCTCACCGAGGGTGAGATGGAACTCACCGACGTGGTGGCCCTCGACGACGAAGGAAACCCGCGCGGAACCGGCGGTGCGGCCGCCGACGGCGGCGTCGTGACCGAACGTGAGCGCCACTCCGAGGACGATATCCTCCGACTCGCGGCGGCGGCCGAGAGCGGTAGCGAACACCCCCTCGCACGCGCGATCGTCGACGGTGCCCAGCAGCGCGGGCTGGACGTCCCCGAACCCGAGAATTTCGAGAACGTTCCGGGGCACGGGATCCGGGCTACCGTGGGTGACAGCGACGTTCTGGTCGGGAATCGCAAGCTGCTCGCAGACGAGGGGATCGACCCGTCACCGGCAGAAGAGACGATGGAGCGCCTCGAACGCGAGGGCAAGACTGCGATGCTGGTGGCCATCGACGGCGCTCTCGCGGGTGTCGTCGCCGACGCCGATACGGTAAAGCAGGGCGCGAAAGAGGCCGTCGCTGCACTCCGCGAGCGTGGCGTCGACGTCATGATGATCACCGGCGACAACGAGCGGACGGCCCGCGCCGTCGCCGAGGCGGTCGGCATCGACCCCGAGAACGTCCGCGCGGAGGTACTCCCCGACGAGAAGTCCGATGCTGTCGAAGCGATCCAACGTGATGGGCGGAAGGCGATGATGGTCGGCGACGGCGTCAACGACGCGCCGGCACTCGCCGTGGCCCACGTCGGGACGGCCATCGGCTCTGGGACCGATGTCGCGATCGAGGCGGCGGACGTCACGCTGATGCGCTCTGACCCCGGGGACGTCGTCAAGGCCATCCGGATCTCCGATGCAACCCTGCAGAAGATCAAGCAGAACCTGCTGTGGGCACTGGGATACAACACCGCGATGATTCCACTGGCCTCACTCGGGTTACTCCAACCCGTGCTGGCCGCGGCGGCGATGGCCTTCTCTAGCGTCTCCGTGCTGACGAACAGTCTGCTGTTCAGGCGGTACACGCCCGATCGGGACTACCGGATCTTCGGTCGGCTCCGGTGA